One genomic segment of Bdellovibrionales bacterium includes these proteins:
- a CDS encoding flagellin FliC, producing MSFRIGSAVASLTAQRYLHKNQLQTEKSLRSLASGRRVVQAGDDAAGFAIGENLRGQISGLRQAKFNAESAVAMIQTAEGSLNEQNNILIRLRELSVYSASDTVGEAERGFLNKEFQQLSAEFDRIAQSARFGNKQLLTGTGQQFEFQVGPFSGPENRVEFSLDADTTADSVGIKGSSIESQGEAVDTLSTLDSALLSIAGARSSFGAAQSRFQYTIDALAAQAENMEQARSLIMDVDVADEVTKLASSQILQDMGTSVLAQANSDSQRVLRLIPT from the coding sequence ATGTCGTTTCGAATTGGGTCGGCTGTGGCCTCGTTAACTGCTCAGAGATATTTACATAAGAATCAGCTTCAAACCGAAAAGTCCTTGCGATCCCTGGCATCTGGCAGACGTGTCGTCCAAGCTGGTGACGATGCCGCCGGATTCGCTATCGGAGAGAATCTGCGTGGACAGATCAGCGGCCTTCGACAGGCCAAATTCAATGCTGAAAGCGCCGTTGCGATGATTCAAACGGCTGAGGGCAGCTTGAATGAGCAAAATAACATTTTAATTAGGCTTCGGGAGCTCTCTGTGTATTCGGCCAGCGACACTGTTGGTGAGGCAGAACGTGGTTTTTTGAACAAAGAATTTCAGCAACTCTCAGCGGAATTCGACCGAATTGCTCAGTCCGCGCGCTTTGGAAACAAACAGCTTTTAACAGGCACAGGACAGCAGTTTGAATTTCAGGTTGGACCATTTAGCGGTCCTGAAAACAGAGTGGAATTTTCTCTGGATGCTGATACCACGGCGGATAGCGTGGGTATCAAAGGATCTTCAATAGAATCACAAGGTGAGGCGGTTGATACCCTAAGTACCTTAGATTCGGCACTGCTCAGTATTGCAGGGGCTCGCAGCTCATTTGGAGCCGCTCAGAGTCGATTTCAATATACGATTGATGCCTTAGCGGCCCAAGCAGAGAATATGGAGCAGGCACGATCATTAATTATGGATGTAGACGTCGCCGACGAAGTCACCAAATTGGCGAGTTCTCAAATCTTGCAGGACATGGGCACTTCTGTGCTGGCACAGGCGAATTCCGATTCTCAGCGTGTGTTGAGGTTGATACCCACCTAG
- the argR gene encoding arginine repressor produces the protein MGKTKSRSKSDSRLLALRRILFKGVLTTQEDLRNQLESEGFSTTQTTVSRDLRRLGAVKMLDDQGHTVYRLISSEAPPALAENVKSALQGLVVEMKHNGSLIVIRTEPGSASLIARELDIHRPAEILGTIAGDDTVFVAPPHIKNLDRVFSALKKFLAGE, from the coding sequence ATGGGAAAAACTAAGTCTAGATCCAAATCAGATTCCCGATTGTTAGCGCTGCGAAGAATTCTCTTCAAGGGCGTACTGACAACCCAGGAGGATTTGAGAAACCAGCTTGAAAGCGAAGGCTTCTCGACAACCCAAACCACGGTATCCAGAGATCTCAGGCGATTGGGCGCTGTGAAAATGCTGGATGATCAAGGCCATACGGTCTACCGACTGATCTCTTCCGAAGCGCCACCAGCCCTTGCTGAAAACGTCAAGAGCGCCTTGCAAGGACTCGTCGTTGAAATGAAACACAATGGTTCCTTGATCGTTATTCGCACAGAGCCTGGGTCGGCTTCACTGATTGCTCGTGAGCTCGACATCCACCGGCCTGCAGAAATACTGGGTACAATTGCCGGTGACGATACCGTTTTTGTGGCCCCTCCGCACATCAAGAATTTGGATCGAGTTTTCTCGGCGCTAAAAAAATTTTTGGCTGGTGAATGA